In Kineococcus sp. NBC_00420, a single genomic region encodes these proteins:
- a CDS encoding putative bifunctional diguanylate cyclase/phosphodiesterase, translated as MSTSSGTVPEVATPRLMAFTTGAFYVAGGSAVVLTTTSTWPHPGTRGGAILGLATIAVVVGTMLLTRGLRLPRWAFHVVVGQAALMLASGVVLSSDDTTALGVAGVFVFCAIDNLYFFSRNHAVAHTALLLVAVAGSLLWRGIDPGVVAAMVLVQVAVVTVIGRLVQRASHGTRDSLTELLNRRGLDERFEEAVAKAHRNGTSLALAVVDVDHFKEVNDSGGHAAGDALLVSLAEVLTQSLADHGPPGAVLARHGGDEFALVLPGCDQEAAAAVAESLRRAALPAGLSVGVAQRRAHEDAGSLMRRADAALYDAKAAGRGRVAVPASGDDGLVEDLRAALLSGGLSVALQPVVVPGTGEVVGVEALARWNHPTRGPVPPTQFIPLAEANGLVKELDLAVTALACADAVRMREALGRDLLLTVNASGQHLVDPDFVAELLRILAETGWSAHDLVVEVTESTVEAASVATRETLEELRAIGVRTAIDDFGTGYSAFSQLDALPADFLKLDRDFTSQITVSPRRRAVLGGLMRMSHELGLLVIAEGVETAEQEAEIVALGCPLAQGYLFHRPLPVGELLQILLRDAPPVPAHHVLTPIRDI; from the coding sequence GTGAGCACATCGTCCGGGACCGTGCCCGAGGTCGCGACCCCCCGGCTCATGGCGTTCACCACGGGCGCCTTCTACGTCGCCGGCGGCTCCGCGGTCGTCCTCACCACGACGAGCACCTGGCCGCACCCCGGTACCCGGGGCGGAGCCATCCTCGGCCTGGCCACGATCGCGGTGGTCGTCGGGACGATGCTCCTGACCCGTGGACTCCGGCTACCCCGTTGGGCCTTCCACGTCGTGGTGGGGCAGGCGGCCCTCATGCTCGCCTCCGGGGTGGTCCTCAGCTCCGACGACACCACCGCGCTCGGCGTCGCCGGGGTCTTCGTGTTCTGCGCGATCGACAACCTGTACTTCTTCTCCCGCAACCACGCCGTGGCCCACACGGCCCTGCTGCTCGTCGCGGTCGCCGGCAGCCTGCTCTGGCGCGGGATCGACCCGGGCGTCGTGGCGGCCATGGTGCTCGTCCAGGTGGCGGTCGTCACCGTCATCGGGCGCCTGGTCCAGCGGGCCTCGCACGGCACCCGCGACAGCCTCACCGAACTCCTCAACCGCCGGGGTCTCGACGAGCGCTTCGAAGAGGCGGTGGCGAAGGCCCACCGCAACGGCACCTCCCTGGCGCTCGCCGTCGTCGACGTCGACCACTTCAAGGAGGTCAACGACTCCGGTGGGCACGCCGCCGGCGACGCCCTGCTGGTCTCCCTCGCCGAGGTCCTCACGCAGAGCCTCGCGGACCACGGTCCCCCGGGAGCCGTGCTCGCGCGGCACGGCGGGGACGAGTTCGCGCTGGTCCTCCCCGGGTGCGACCAGGAGGCCGCGGCGGCGGTGGCCGAGTCGCTGCGACGCGCCGCGCTCCCCGCCGGGCTCTCGGTCGGCGTCGCCCAGCGACGGGCCCACGAGGACGCCGGCAGCCTGATGCGCCGTGCCGACGCGGCCCTCTACGACGCCAAGGCGGCGGGACGGGGCCGCGTGGCCGTGCCCGCCAGCGGCGACGACGGTCTCGTGGAGGACCTCCGGGCCGCCCTCCTGTCCGGTGGGTTGTCCGTCGCCCTGCAACCCGTCGTCGTCCCCGGGACGGGCGAGGTGGTCGGGGTCGAAGCCCTGGCCCGGTGGAACCACCCGACCCGCGGTCCGGTCCCACCGACGCAGTTCATCCCGCTCGCCGAGGCGAACGGGCTGGTGAAGGAGCTGGACCTGGCGGTGACGGCCCTCGCCTGTGCGGACGCCGTCCGGATGCGGGAGGCCCTCGGCCGGGACCTGCTGCTGACGGTGAACGCCTCCGGGCAGCACCTGGTGGACCCGGACTTCGTCGCGGAACTGCTGCGGATCCTCGCCGAGACGGGCTGGTCCGCGCACGACCTCGTCGTCGAGGTGACCGAGAGCACGGTCGAGGCCGCGTCCGTGGCGACCCGGGAGACCCTGGAGGAACTCCGCGCCATCGGCGTGCGGACCGCCATCGACGACTTCGGCACGGGCTACTCCGCGTTCAGCCAGCTCGACGCCCTGCCGGCGGACTTCCTCAAGCTCGACCGGGACTTCACCTCCCAGATCACCGTCAGTCCCCGACGCCGGGCCGTGCTCGGCGGGCTGATGCGCATGTCGCACGAACTGGGTCTGCTGGTCATCGCCGAGGGTGTGGAGACCGCGGAGCAGGAGGCGGAAATCGTCGCGCTGGGCTGCCCGCTGGCCCAGGGGTACCTGTTCCACCGGCCCCTCCCGGTCGGGGAACTGCTGCAGATCCTGCTCCGGGACGCGCCCCCCGTTCCCGCCCACCACGTGCTGACGCCCATCCGTGACATCTGA
- a CDS encoding substrate-binding domain-containing protein, with protein sequence MVKVLGRRRTRTLTALVLLAATGTLTACSDGPATASTAGSASTASPHIAFLAEKTSLRYEASDVPNFQIDVAKSCPGCTVDVYFASTQDEQNQQASKALSDGATVLVVAPKDSAGAATIAQQATSGGAKVISYDSLIKGSAIDAFVTFDSGKVGAIGAQAVLDAKPAPGAVVVELDGDAGNSNAAWVASGAKSVLDGKITTGFQAWVPEWSADNAEIAMKQAIQQLHGTPIAGVVGANDSIAKGAAKALREAGWTGTLPPISGQDADVAAMQRLLTGEQAVTAYKPMPQLAAAAADMALALGRGEAVTTTTTTDNGAGAVPTTLLQPTAVTASNLATTVIADKFTTVEALCAGSASQACVTAGLRS encoded by the coding sequence ATGGTCAAGGTTCTCGGCCGGCGCCGCACGCGCACCCTCACCGCCCTCGTCCTCCTCGCGGCCACCGGCACGCTGACGGCCTGTTCGGACGGTCCGGCGACGGCCTCGACCGCCGGCTCCGCCTCGACGGCGTCCCCTCACATCGCGTTCCTCGCGGAGAAGACCTCGCTGCGCTACGAGGCGTCCGACGTCCCGAACTTCCAGATCGACGTCGCGAAGTCGTGCCCCGGCTGCACGGTCGACGTCTACTTCGCCTCGACCCAGGACGAGCAGAACCAGCAGGCGTCGAAGGCGCTGAGCGACGGCGCGACCGTCCTCGTCGTCGCACCCAAGGACTCCGCGGGTGCGGCGACCATCGCCCAGCAGGCGACGTCCGGCGGGGCCAAGGTGATCTCCTACGACAGCCTCATCAAGGGGTCGGCGATCGACGCGTTCGTCACCTTCGACAGCGGCAAGGTCGGGGCGATCGGCGCCCAGGCCGTCCTCGACGCCAAGCCCGCCCCGGGGGCGGTCGTCGTCGAGCTCGACGGCGACGCCGGCAACAGCAACGCGGCCTGGGTGGCCTCGGGGGCGAAGTCGGTGCTCGACGGCAAGATCACCACGGGGTTCCAGGCCTGGGTCCCGGAGTGGTCCGCGGACAACGCCGAGATCGCGATGAAGCAGGCCATCCAGCAGCTGCACGGCACGCCGATCGCGGGCGTCGTCGGCGCCAACGACAGCATCGCCAAGGGAGCCGCGAAGGCCCTGCGCGAGGCCGGCTGGACGGGAACCCTGCCACCCATCAGCGGCCAGGACGCCGACGTCGCGGCCATGCAGCGCCTCCTCACCGGCGAGCAGGCCGTCACGGCCTACAAGCCGATGCCGCAGCTCGCCGCGGCCGCGGCCGACATGGCCCTGGCGTTGGGACGCGGGGAGGCCGTCACCACCACGACGACCACCGACAACGGCGCCGGCGCGGTGCCGACGACGCTGCTGCAGCCCACCGCCGTCACCGCGTCGAACCTGGCCACCACCGTCATCGCGGACAAGTTCACGACGGTCGAGGCGCTCTGCGCCGGGTCGGCGAGCCAGGCGTGCGTGACCGCGGGACTGCGGTCCTGA
- a CDS encoding methyl-accepting chemotaxis protein: MSRGLEHESGTGKPGRRSWFADRSVGTKITAVVVLGTVVSGTVLGVGLTGLHSVSDRASATYERSTVPNAELAGVRAASLQTQRDLANLALASDDVAYADLKTRIGEDDTQLDARVKSFEGRSLTTAQRQALKRFDVWWSAYRNTRDDFLLPFAESGDRESFQTLYLGNLSVLAANASSELSTLESLGAKTGEASSAAAQDTYRRARLAMILTMVVGLVLTAVLARIIVRRIVGPLRKVSEVLERVANGDLTATAEIDQRDEVGTMASALTSATSSMRRTVAALSAEASALASSADRLTATSQGIADGVGSVSQRAAEVAGTAGAVSAHIAGAAAGTEEMGVSIREISSNASNASAVAERAVELAETTRATMDALGTSSGEIGTVVKTITAIAEQTNLLALNATIEAARAGELGKGFAVVAGEVKELAQQTARATEDISHRVEAIQSDVTSAMGAIGSIGSVIAEISDYQATIAAAVEEQAATTQELSRSVADAAHGAEDIAGNIGSVAGAATTAGNGALESDRAVRELAEMATRMSTAVSRFQF; this comes from the coding sequence GTGTCGCGAGGACTCGAGCACGAGAGCGGTACGGGGAAGCCCGGCCGGCGTTCGTGGTTCGCCGACCGGTCCGTCGGCACGAAGATCACTGCGGTGGTCGTGCTGGGCACGGTCGTCTCCGGGACGGTGCTGGGGGTCGGGCTGACGGGACTGCACAGCGTCAGCGACCGCGCGAGCGCCACCTACGAGCGGTCGACGGTTCCCAACGCCGAGCTGGCCGGTGTCCGCGCCGCGAGCCTGCAGACCCAGCGCGACCTCGCGAACCTGGCGCTCGCCTCGGACGACGTCGCCTACGCCGACCTGAAGACCCGCATCGGCGAGGACGACACGCAGCTCGACGCCCGCGTCAAGAGCTTCGAGGGACGTTCCCTCACCACCGCGCAGCGGCAGGCGCTGAAGCGCTTCGACGTCTGGTGGAGCGCGTACCGCAACACCCGCGACGACTTCCTGCTGCCCTTCGCCGAGTCCGGTGACCGGGAGAGCTTCCAGACGCTCTACCTGGGGAACCTGTCCGTGCTGGCCGCGAACGCGTCGTCGGAACTCTCGACCCTGGAGTCGCTCGGCGCGAAGACCGGTGAGGCGTCGTCGGCCGCGGCGCAGGACACGTACCGCCGGGCGCGGCTCGCGATGATCCTCACGATGGTGGTCGGGCTCGTGCTCACCGCCGTGCTCGCCCGGATCATCGTCCGCCGCATCGTCGGGCCGCTGCGCAAGGTCAGCGAGGTCCTGGAGCGGGTCGCCAACGGCGACCTCACCGCCACCGCGGAGATCGACCAGCGGGACGAGGTCGGCACCATGGCGAGCGCCCTCACCTCCGCGACGAGCAGCATGCGCCGCACCGTCGCCGCCCTCAGCGCGGAGGCCTCGGCCCTCGCGTCGTCCGCCGACCGCCTCACGGCGACCAGCCAGGGGATCGCCGACGGCGTCGGCAGCGTCTCGCAGCGGGCCGCCGAGGTCGCCGGTACCGCGGGTGCGGTCAGTGCCCACATCGCCGGTGCCGCAGCGGGTACCGAGGAGATGGGGGTCTCGATCCGGGAGATCTCCTCGAACGCCTCGAACGCCTCCGCGGTGGCCGAACGGGCCGTGGAACTCGCCGAGACCACCCGGGCGACGATGGACGCGCTGGGAACCTCCTCCGGTGAGATCGGCACGGTCGTCAAGACGATCACCGCGATCGCGGAACAGACGAACCTGCTCGCCCTGAACGCGACGATCGAGGCCGCCCGCGCCGGGGAACTCGGCAAGGGTTTCGCCGTCGTCGCCGGCGAGGTCAAGGAACTCGCCCAGCAGACCGCCCGGGCGACGGAGGACATCTCCCACCGCGTCGAGGCGATCCAGTCCGACGTCACCTCCGCGATGGGCGCGATCGGCTCGATCGGTTCGGTGATCGCGGAGATCAGCGACTACCAGGCGACCATCGCGGCCGCCGTCGAGGAACAGGCCGCGACCACCCAGGAACTCAGCCGCAGCGTCGCCGACGCCGCCCACGGCGCGGAGGACATCGCGGGGAACATCGGTTCCGTCGCCGGTGCCGCGACGACCGCCGGGAACGGGGCGCTGGAGTCCGACCGCGCCGTCCGCGAACTCGCCGAGATGGCCACCCGCATGTCCACCGCCGTCAGCCGCTTCCAGTTCTGA
- a CDS encoding cell wall-binding repeat-containing protein: MTPASTRTPVPRRLRRTATWLLAMSLPAAAVAGGASAQAAPAFDYAVVGIPTPGLSGPRSVVVDANGVVFVADAGHHVVRRITPGAMTPEVVAGVDGAVGLPSGGKLDTPSGLALSPDGKTLYVADEGNDVVVKVDAKVVLPTTPTTPTTPTTPPAPLPVFAGKEGVEGAPTNVASAKDSKLKNPKGLAVDAAGNLYIADSGNNQVEKVTSVGAIAVFAGTGSPGTATAGPALNSTLSGPSAVAVDANGSVFIADAGNHALVKVVPTTANGTLSIVGSTGTATVTSLAVDLAGTFFLTDSVAGLEKMASGVVSPVAIDPLATGFGTPVAVTTNLGGDLWAADATSLAQLHSKAPVGLPKVTSAAPTTAAVATPFTFRVTASGSPTPTWSFVDQTPPTWLALGAGTGVLSGTPTAAGTSTFTVRAANSAGHDDQVITLTVGALPAAPAVPTAVAGDGRAVVTWAAAAASTTTTTPAVSGYKVTPYKDGVAQTPVAFSATQATTQVLTGLTNGSKYTFTVAATNSFGTGTASAASTAVTPYATVKKPVLDVPVSRLSGKDRLETAVNSSKALFPTTGSAGAVVVSAGYKYADALAGARLASATSAPLLLTESDKLTPAVGTEISRVLAPGGTIYVLGGSGTVSTGVAASLAALSPNFSVVRLSGDDRFETAARIADEVTARAPGTDTAPIYLASGVNFPDGLAVSALAARTGGIVLLTDGPVMPAATAAYLAAHDATGARVVPVGGVAAQAAKTLPASGGSSARAIVGVDRFDTANLVARKFTTGTATKAAGVATGDNWPDALVGSAAMGLLGGPLLLTSGPDLSTSAAAALTALDAAKPLTTGVVFGGEPSVPAAAATRFGSYVAQD; encoded by the coding sequence GTGACCCCTGCCTCCACGCGCACCCCCGTCCCGCGTCGACTGCGCCGGACCGCCACCTGGCTGCTCGCGATGTCGTTGCCCGCGGCGGCCGTGGCCGGTGGGGCGAGCGCGCAGGCCGCACCCGCCTTCGACTACGCGGTCGTGGGGATCCCGACCCCGGGTCTGTCCGGGCCCCGGTCGGTGGTGGTCGACGCGAACGGCGTCGTCTTCGTCGCCGACGCGGGGCACCACGTCGTGCGCCGGATCACGCCCGGCGCAATGACGCCGGAGGTCGTGGCCGGTGTGGACGGGGCCGTTGGACTTCCCTCCGGCGGCAAGCTCGACACCCCGTCGGGCCTCGCGCTGTCGCCCGACGGGAAGACCCTCTACGTCGCCGACGAGGGCAACGACGTCGTCGTCAAGGTCGACGCGAAGGTGGTCCTGCCGACCACGCCGACCACGCCGACCACGCCGACCACGCCACCTGCCCCGTTGCCGGTGTTCGCCGGGAAGGAGGGTGTCGAGGGGGCGCCGACGAACGTCGCGTCGGCCAAGGACTCCAAGCTCAAGAACCCGAAGGGCCTGGCCGTCGACGCCGCGGGAAACCTGTACATCGCCGACTCCGGCAACAACCAGGTCGAAAAGGTCACCTCGGTCGGGGCCATCGCCGTCTTCGCCGGGACGGGATCGCCCGGCACGGCGACGGCCGGTCCGGCGCTGAACTCCACGCTCTCCGGTCCCTCGGCGGTCGCCGTGGACGCCAACGGGTCCGTCTTCATCGCCGACGCCGGGAACCACGCCCTGGTGAAGGTCGTCCCGACCACCGCGAACGGAACCCTCTCGATCGTCGGGTCGACCGGTACCGCGACGGTGACCTCGCTCGCGGTCGACCTCGCCGGCACGTTCTTCCTGACCGACTCGGTCGCCGGTCTCGAGAAGATGGCCTCCGGCGTGGTGTCACCCGTCGCGATCGACCCCCTCGCGACGGGGTTCGGCACCCCCGTCGCCGTCACCACGAACCTCGGCGGGGACCTGTGGGCCGCCGACGCCACGAGCCTCGCGCAGCTGCACTCCAAGGCGCCCGTGGGCCTGCCGAAGGTCACCTCCGCCGCCCCGACGACCGCCGCGGTCGCCACGCCGTTCACCTTCCGCGTCACCGCCTCCGGATCACCGACGCCGACGTGGTCCTTCGTCGACCAGACCCCGCCGACCTGGCTCGCCCTGGGCGCGGGGACCGGTGTCCTCTCCGGAACCCCCACGGCCGCAGGGACCTCCACGTTCACGGTTCGCGCGGCCAACAGCGCGGGCCACGACGACCAGGTCATCACCCTGACCGTCGGCGCCCTCCCCGCCGCCCCGGCCGTGCCGACGGCCGTCGCGGGCGACGGCCGTGCGGTCGTCACCTGGGCCGCCGCCGCGGCGTCCACGACCACGACGACCCCCGCGGTGAGCGGGTACAAGGTCACCCCGTACAAGGACGGCGTCGCGCAGACCCCCGTCGCGTTCTCCGCCACCCAGGCCACGACCCAGGTCCTCACCGGACTGACCAACGGGTCGAAGTACACGTTCACCGTCGCCGCGACGAACTCCTTCGGCACGGGGACCGCGTCGGCGGCGTCCACCGCGGTGACGCCGTACGCGACCGTGAAGAAACCCGTCCTGGACGTCCCGGTCAGCCGGCTCTCCGGCAAGGACCGCCTCGAGACGGCCGTGAACTCCTCGAAGGCGTTGTTCCCGACGACGGGTTCCGCGGGTGCCGTCGTGGTCTCGGCCGGGTACAAGTACGCGGACGCGCTCGCCGGGGCCCGCCTGGCCTCGGCGACGTCGGCGCCGCTGCTGCTCACCGAGTCCGACAAGCTCACCCCGGCGGTGGGGACCGAGATCTCGCGCGTCCTCGCGCCCGGCGGGACGATCTACGTCCTCGGCGGCAGCGGAACCGTCTCCACCGGGGTCGCGGCCTCCCTCGCGGCGTTGTCGCCGAACTTCAGTGTCGTGCGGCTCTCGGGTGACGACCGGTTCGAGACGGCCGCCCGCATCGCCGACGAGGTCACGGCCCGGGCTCCGGGGACCGACACCGCGCCGATCTACCTCGCCAGCGGGGTGAACTTCCCCGACGGCCTCGCGGTGTCGGCGCTGGCCGCCCGCACCGGCGGGATCGTCCTGCTCACCGACGGCCCCGTCATGCCCGCCGCCACCGCCGCCTACCTCGCCGCGCACGACGCGACGGGTGCGCGGGTCGTCCCCGTCGGCGGGGTCGCGGCCCAGGCGGCGAAGACCCTCCCCGCCTCGGGTGGGAGTTCCGCGCGGGCCATCGTCGGGGTCGACCGGTTCGACACCGCGAACCTCGTCGCCCGCAAGTTCACGACGGGTACCGCGACCAAGGCCGCGGGGGTCGCGACGGGTGACAACTGGCCCGACGCGCTCGTGGGTTCCGCGGCGATGGGTCTGCTCGGTGGGCCGTTGCTGCTCACCAGCGGCCCCGACCTGTCGACCTCGGCCGCGGCCGCGCTCACCGCGCTGGACGCCGCGAAACCCCTCACCACCGGCGTCGTGTTCGGTGGCGAACCCTCGGTGCCCGCGGCGGCGGCGACGAGGTTCGGGTCCTACGTCGCGCAGGACTGA